From Acidihalobacter aeolianus, a single genomic window includes:
- a CDS encoding glycosyltransferase family 4 protein, which produces MFPSSDKPIGYILKRYPRLSETFILNEIRALERLGTRLTLFSLLRPEETHYHPTVNEVRSPVHYLPVSWLEKARTVAGAHLSVLAGAPGRYLHALGLATWWSIRTRHPISVGKQFLRAGFVASHCRREGIKHLHAHFANAPATVARLASVMSGITYSFTTHAKDLYLSPPRVIERRVRSASFVLTCTQHNVDYLRGFLPPEEQRKVHLVYHGIDLSAFPPAALDEPAQDLPLILSVGRLVPKKGMTDLIEACRLLRDRGVPFRCAIVGQGPLRNDLEQRVGELQLGNEVQFLGAMAHDRLIRFYGEASMFALACHVTEDGDRDGIPNVIVEAMATGLAVVSTQVSGIPELVDHGRNGILVPPRDPAGMADALQRLIEQPALRNRIGQAARDSIEGRFECWETAKEVRSLLLAEAAS; this is translated from the coding sequence ATGTTTCCCAGCAGCGACAAGCCGATCGGCTACATCCTCAAACGCTATCCTCGACTGTCCGAAACCTTCATCCTCAACGAGATCAGGGCGCTGGAACGCCTGGGCACGCGCCTGACGCTTTTCTCTCTGCTGCGTCCCGAGGAAACGCACTACCATCCGACCGTGAACGAGGTGCGCTCGCCGGTGCATTACCTCCCCGTGAGCTGGCTGGAGAAGGCCCGCACGGTGGCCGGCGCCCATCTGTCCGTACTCGCCGGCGCACCGGGACGCTACCTGCACGCCCTGGGACTCGCCACCTGGTGGTCCATCCGCACGCGCCACCCGATCAGTGTCGGCAAGCAGTTTCTGCGTGCCGGATTCGTCGCGAGCCACTGCCGCCGTGAAGGTATCAAGCACCTTCACGCCCACTTCGCCAACGCGCCGGCCACCGTCGCCCGGCTTGCCAGCGTGATGAGCGGCATCACCTACAGCTTCACCACCCACGCCAAGGACCTGTACCTGTCGCCGCCGCGGGTGATCGAGCGCCGCGTACGCTCAGCCAGCTTCGTGTTGACCTGCACCCAGCACAACGTCGACTATCTGCGCGGCTTCCTGCCGCCCGAGGAGCAGCGCAAGGTACATCTCGTCTATCACGGCATCGACCTTTCGGCATTCCCGCCCGCCGCCCTCGATGAACCTGCGCAGGATCTGCCGCTGATTCTCTCGGTCGGCCGCCTGGTGCCGAAAAAGGGCATGACCGACCTGATCGAGGCCTGCCGTCTGCTGCGCGACCGCGGCGTACCGTTCCGCTGCGCGATCGTCGGCCAGGGCCCTCTGCGCAACGATCTCGAACAACGCGTGGGCGAGCTCCAGCTCGGTAACGAAGTGCAGTTCCTGGGCGCCATGGCCCACGACCGACTGATCCGCTTTTACGGCGAGGCCTCGATGTTCGCCCTGGCCTGCCACGTGACTGAGGACGGCGATCGCGACGGCATTCCGAATGTGATCGTCGAGGCCATGGCAACCGGCCTGGCCGTGGTCTCGACCCAGGTCTCCGGCATTCCCGAACTGGTCGATCACGGCCGCAACGGCATCCTGGTGCCGCCACGAGACCCGGCCGGCATGGCCGACGCCCTGCAACGCCTGATCGAGCAGCCTGCGCTGCGCAACCGCATCGGACAGGCCGCCCGCGACAGCATCGAGGGGCGCTTCGAATGCTGGGAAACCGCCAAGGAAGTCCGCTCACTCCTGCTTGCGGAGGCCGCGTCGTGA
- the glpK gene encoding glycerol kinase GlpK, with protein sequence MNDSDGYLLALDQGTTSSRSIVFDLAGRALAQAQQEFEQRYPQPGWVEHEPEVIWGTQLATLREAVRKARIDPAGIRAVGITNQRETTLLWDRRSGQPVAPAIVWQDRRTAGLCDALRAEGHEPLFRERTGLLLDPYFSGTKLRWLLDQDKALRRRAEAGELAFGTVDSWLMYRLTGGRAHVTDVSNASRTLMFDIRHLAWDAELLALLDVPAAVLPEVRPSAGHFGTLDPAILGPEIPIAGVAGDQQAALFGQACFAPGMAKNTYGTGAFVVMHTGEQPVTGDGVLASVAWQLGDAPAEYALEGSIFVAGAAVQWLRDGLGLIPDASRVEALARSVPDNGDVYFVPALTGLGAPFWDPYARGLIVGLTRGTRDAHIARAALEAMAYRTRDAIDAMTAATGIPLAELRVDGGACVNDWLMQFQADMLGVAVRRPRHTETTAQGAAALAALGAGVLDRTDIAENWTEDRGFIPGMEGAERERLYSRWRQAVELSRGWART encoded by the coding sequence ATGAACGACAGCGACGGCTATCTCCTCGCCCTCGACCAGGGCACCACCAGCAGCCGCAGCATCGTGTTCGATCTCGCCGGCCGCGCGCTGGCCCAGGCGCAGCAGGAATTCGAGCAGCGCTACCCGCAGCCCGGCTGGGTCGAGCACGAGCCCGAGGTCATCTGGGGCACCCAGCTCGCCACCCTGCGCGAGGCGGTGCGCAAGGCGCGCATCGATCCGGCCGGGATTCGCGCCGTGGGCATCACCAACCAGCGCGAGACCACGCTGCTGTGGGACCGCCGCAGCGGCCAGCCGGTTGCCCCGGCCATCGTCTGGCAGGACCGGCGCACCGCCGGCCTGTGCGACGCGCTACGTGCCGAGGGTCACGAACCTCTGTTCCGCGAGCGCACCGGACTGCTGCTCGACCCCTACTTCTCGGGCACCAAGCTGCGCTGGCTGCTCGACCAGGACAAGGCGCTGCGGCGTCGCGCGGAGGCCGGCGAGCTCGCCTTCGGCACCGTGGACAGCTGGCTGATGTACCGCCTCACCGGTGGCCGCGCACACGTCACCGACGTCAGCAACGCCAGCCGCACGCTGATGTTCGACATCCGCCATCTGGCCTGGGACGCCGAGCTGCTGGCGCTGCTCGACGTGCCCGCCGCAGTACTGCCCGAGGTCCGTCCCTCGGCCGGGCATTTCGGCACCCTGGACCCGGCCATCCTCGGCCCCGAGATTCCGATTGCCGGCGTTGCCGGCGACCAGCAGGCGGCCCTGTTCGGGCAGGCCTGCTTCGCCCCCGGCATGGCCAAGAACACCTACGGCACCGGCGCATTCGTGGTCATGCACACCGGAGAGCAGCCGGTGACGGGCGATGGCGTACTGGCCAGCGTGGCCTGGCAGCTCGGCGACGCGCCGGCCGAATACGCGCTGGAAGGCTCGATCTTCGTCGCCGGGGCCGCGGTGCAGTGGCTGCGCGACGGCCTCGGCTTGATCCCGGACGCCTCGCGCGTGGAAGCGCTGGCGCGCAGCGTGCCGGACAACGGCGACGTCTACTTCGTGCCCGCCCTCACTGGACTCGGCGCACCGTTCTGGGACCCTTACGCACGCGGCCTGATCGTCGGCCTGACCCGCGGTACTCGCGACGCGCACATCGCCCGCGCCGCGCTCGAGGCCATGGCCTACCGCACGCGCGACGCCATCGACGCGATGACCGCGGCCACCGGCATCCCGCTCGCCGAGCTGCGCGTCGACGGCGGCGCCTGCGTGAACGACTGGCTGATGCAGTTCCAGGCCGACATGCTCGGCGTCGCCGTGCGCCGACCGCGTCATACCGAAACCACGGCCCAGGGCGCCGCGGCCCTGGCAGCCCTGGGCGCCGGGGTGCTGGACCGTACCGATATCGCGGAAAACTGGACGGAGGATCGGGGATTCATACCGGGTATGGAGGGCGCCGAGCGCGAGCGCCTGTACTCACGCTGGCGACAAGCCGTCGAACTCAGTCGCGGTTGGGCGCGTACCTGA
- a CDS encoding Bax inhibitor-1 family protein, whose amino-acid sequence MPIYTTSPTRALATGSVLSRTYGLLAASLALTAVTAEVGMRSALAWEHPLLWMILAFGALLGIQFLRANRGLALFLLYVFSGLMGFALGPVIGEFLRMPGGAAIVSEAAAGTAIDFAALSAYAWVSRRDFSFLYGFLFTGLVIAVIGSIAGIFLHIELLHLVIAGIALLVFSGLVLFDTSLLIRQRGVVDPILMAVSLYLDALNIFMALLQILGLTQMGRRN is encoded by the coding sequence ATGCCCATCTACACCACTTCCCCAACCCGCGCCCTGGCCACAGGCTCGGTCCTCTCCCGCACCTACGGCCTGCTCGCGGCGAGTCTCGCACTCACTGCGGTGACCGCCGAAGTCGGCATGCGCTCGGCGCTGGCCTGGGAACATCCGCTGCTGTGGATGATTCTCGCCTTCGGCGCGCTGCTGGGCATCCAGTTCCTGCGCGCCAACCGCGGCCTCGCCCTGTTCCTGCTGTACGTCTTCTCGGGGCTGATGGGCTTTGCGCTCGGGCCGGTGATCGGCGAGTTCCTGCGCATGCCGGGCGGCGCGGCGATCGTGAGCGAGGCAGCTGCAGGCACGGCCATCGACTTCGCTGCGCTGTCGGCCTATGCGTGGGTATCGCGCCGCGATTTCAGCTTCCTGTACGGCTTTCTGTTCACCGGTCTGGTGATCGCGGTGATCGGCAGCATCGCCGGCATCTTCCTGCACATCGAATTGCTGCATCTGGTGATCGCCGGCATCGCACTGCTGGTGTTCTCCGGCCTGGTGCTGTTCGACACCAGCCTGCTGATCCGCCAGCGTGGTGTGGTCGATCCGATACTGATGGCGGTATCGCTGTATCTCGACGCACTGAACATCTTCATGGCCCTGCTGCAGATTCTCGGCCTGACCCAGATGGGACGTCGCAACTGA
- a CDS encoding DedA family protein — MLGKLVALLAAFVIATISRLGYAGIVLLMAIESACIPLPSEIILPFSGYLVYRGEMNLWWVSLAGAVGCVLGSLVAYYIGRYGGRQLVERYGRYVLVSRHDLALADRWFARHGDITIFVGRLLPVVRTFIALPAGIAGMEIKRFVLYTFAGSFLWSLGLAELGVKLGENWDTLGPYFHRFDVVIGGLLIVGFALYVYRHLRQR; from the coding sequence ATGCTCGGAAAACTCGTCGCCTTGCTCGCCGCCTTCGTGATCGCCACCATCTCGCGGCTGGGCTATGCCGGTATCGTCCTGCTGATGGCGATCGAGAGCGCGTGCATCCCGCTGCCCTCGGAGATCATCCTGCCGTTCTCCGGCTATCTGGTGTATCGCGGCGAAATGAATCTGTGGTGGGTGTCGCTGGCCGGTGCGGTCGGCTGCGTGCTCGGCTCGCTGGTCGCCTACTATATCGGCCGCTACGGCGGGCGCCAGCTGGTCGAGCGCTACGGGCGCTACGTACTCGTCTCGCGCCACGACCTGGCGCTGGCCGACCGCTGGTTCGCTCGCCATGGCGACATCACCATCTTCGTCGGCCGTCTGCTGCCGGTGGTGCGTACCTTCATCGCCCTGCCGGCGGGCATCGCCGGCATGGAGATCAAGCGCTTCGTGCTCTACACCTTCGCCGGTTCCTTCCTGTGGAGCCTGGGGCTGGCCGAGCTCGGCGTAAAGCTGGGCGAGAACTGGGACACCCTCGGGCCTTACTTCCACCGCTTCGACGTCGTGATCGGCGGGCTGTTGATCGTCGGCTTTGCGCTGTACGTGTACCGCCACCTGCGCCAGCGCTGA
- a CDS encoding glycosyltransferase family 4 protein, translating to MKIAYLCADGGIPVLGHKGASVHVREMIGAFTRTGHEVSLFCSRLGEGNAPPPGECMELPPQDDPEPIANAARDLGIETYEHDRTLRRELARIAHDRALAARMLGALQRSGQRPELLYERYSLMHRAGLQVAAALDIPHILEINAPLVEEQARFRGLVQRGLAESIEREVFRGASHIVAVSAAMKTHAIKQGVPEQRISILPNGVDTTRFNTAIDKLLIRARHGFSGSPVIGFVGSLKPWHGLDLLLDAFHQIRREHGDARLLIVGDGPVMEHLRERIMRERMGNSVVLAGHVPHDEIPAYLAAMDVTVAPYQPQPDFYFSPMKVIESMAMGRPVVAPRIGQLTELVEDGVTGRLYSPGDTAGCAAAISELLQNPLSRRAMGEQAARRASTAFSWDSNAARVASLAAQMCPTHAGPLAV from the coding sequence GTGAAAATCGCCTATCTCTGCGCCGACGGCGGCATTCCCGTGCTCGGCCACAAGGGCGCCTCGGTCCACGTGCGCGAGATGATCGGCGCCTTCACCCGGACCGGTCACGAGGTGTCGCTGTTCTGCAGTCGTCTCGGAGAAGGCAACGCACCGCCTCCGGGCGAATGCATGGAACTGCCGCCGCAGGATGACCCCGAGCCGATCGCCAACGCGGCAAGGGATCTTGGCATCGAAACCTACGAGCACGACCGCACGCTGCGCCGTGAACTGGCACGCATCGCGCACGACCGTGCGCTGGCGGCGCGCATGCTGGGAGCCCTGCAGCGCAGCGGCCAGCGCCCCGAGCTGCTTTACGAACGCTATTCGTTGATGCACCGCGCCGGGCTTCAGGTTGCCGCCGCCCTCGACATCCCGCACATCCTCGAAATCAATGCCCCGCTGGTGGAGGAGCAGGCCCGCTTCCGCGGTCTGGTACAGCGCGGGCTTGCCGAATCCATCGAACGCGAGGTATTCCGCGGCGCGAGCCACATCGTCGCCGTCTCCGCGGCGATGAAAACGCACGCGATCAAACAGGGAGTGCCGGAACAGCGCATCAGCATCCTGCCGAACGGCGTGGACACCACCCGCTTCAACACCGCGATCGACAAACTGCTGATCCGTGCGCGCCACGGCTTCTCCGGCAGCCCAGTGATCGGCTTCGTAGGCAGCCTCAAGCCCTGGCACGGACTTGACCTGCTGCTCGATGCCTTCCACCAAATCCGCCGCGAACACGGCGACGCGCGCCTGCTCATCGTCGGCGACGGACCCGTGATGGAGCATCTGCGCGAACGCATCATGCGCGAACGCATGGGTAATTCCGTGGTGCTGGCCGGACACGTCCCGCATGACGAGATACCCGCCTATCTGGCCGCGATGGACGTCACCGTGGCGCCTTACCAGCCGCAGCCGGACTTCTACTTCTCGCCGATGAAGGTGATCGAATCCATGGCCATGGGGCGCCCGGTAGTGGCACCACGCATCGGTCAGCTCACCGAGCTGGTCGAGGACGGTGTCACCGGACGCCTGTACTCGCCCGGCGATACCGCCGGCTGCGCCGCGGCGATTTCCGAGCTGCTGCAGAACCCGCTCTCACGCCGCGCCATGGGCGAACAGGCCGCGCGCCGGGCCAGCACGGCCTTCAGCTGGGATTCGAACGCCGCGCGCGTCGCCTCGCTGGCCGCGCAGATGTGTCCCACCCACGCCGGCCCGCTGGCGGTATAG
- a CDS encoding Smr/MutS family protein, with protein sequence MLDLHHFKPREVPDLVREYLDECRRRDIAEVRIVHGKGKGVLRAIVQDILAQDPHVIAYGPAMDRSGWGATVARLRTARTPPPHKAETGTDVERKGFWQRLWPWRRD encoded by the coding sequence GTGCTCGACCTGCATCATTTCAAGCCGCGCGAGGTGCCCGACCTGGTGCGTGAATACCTCGATGAATGCCGCCGCCGCGATATCGCCGAGGTACGCATCGTGCACGGCAAGGGCAAGGGCGTGCTGCGCGCCATCGTGCAGGACATCCTCGCCCAGGACCCACACGTGATTGCCTACGGCCCCGCCATGGACCGCAGCGGCTGGGGTGCCACGGTCGCGCGTCTGCGCACGGCACGCACGCCCCCGCCACACAAGGCGGAGACCGGCACGGACGTCGAGCGCAAGGGATTCTGGCAGAGACTGTGGCCCTGGCGGCGGGACTAG
- a CDS encoding porin family protein: protein MKLTRTRLAVCALLALPATALAMPAQYVGPTPWTGAYIGAHAGINQSSASGLNTENSLTAGVSGGYRMALANSTAAPIILGGEVFADLNAQATHNANVSYGSDVIGVDLMAGYPLGEDQALLPYVKVGLGNLQATGDLGGSDIGGRLGIGLKYHVRPRLSVGVQWMTQDANSISNDNFTVGVDYALPMG from the coding sequence ATGAAGCTTACCCGAACCCGTTTGGCCGTCTGTGCCCTGTTGGCGCTCCCGGCTACGGCGCTGGCCATGCCGGCGCAGTATGTCGGCCCGACCCCGTGGACCGGTGCCTATATCGGGGCGCACGCGGGCATCAACCAGTCGAGCGCCAGCGGGCTCAACACCGAGAATTCGCTGACGGCCGGCGTGTCCGGTGGTTATCGCATGGCGCTCGCCAATTCGACCGCCGCGCCGATCATCCTCGGCGGCGAGGTATTCGCCGACCTGAACGCGCAGGCCACGCACAATGCGAACGTGAGCTACGGTTCCGACGTGATCGGCGTCGATCTGATGGCGGGCTACCCGCTCGGCGAGGACCAGGCGCTGCTGCCTTACGTGAAGGTGGGCCTCGGCAACCTGCAGGCCACCGGCGACCTGGGCGGCAGCGACATCGGCGGTCGCCTCGGCATCGGCCTCAAGTACCATGTGCGTCCGCGGCTGTCGGTCGGTGTGCAGTGGATGACCCAGGACGCCAACAGCATCAGCAACGACAACTTCACGGTCGGCGTCGACTACGCCCTGCCGATGGGCTGA
- a CDS encoding DUF2058 domain-containing protein, giving the protein MSGSLFDQLKQAGLVDDKKARQVKKEKHQRLKQGRQASAVTDEAARLAAEAVREKQARDRELNQSRQTELKARAEAAALRQLIESNRISDWQGDIAHNFVDGDKIKTLYVNRATHERLGSSALRIARLDDAYALVSTAAAEKIAQRDATVLVALTSGETSMSDEDRAHYARFEVPDDLMW; this is encoded by the coding sequence ATGTCCGGATCGCTGTTCGACCAGCTCAAACAGGCCGGCCTAGTCGATGACAAGAAGGCTCGGCAGGTCAAAAAGGAAAAGCACCAGCGGCTCAAGCAGGGCAGGCAAGCAAGTGCGGTGACTGATGAAGCGGCCAGGCTTGCCGCCGAAGCAGTGCGCGAAAAGCAGGCTCGCGATCGCGAACTCAATCAGTCTCGGCAGACGGAGCTGAAGGCGAGGGCGGAAGCTGCGGCCTTGCGTCAGCTGATCGAATCGAACCGTATCAGCGACTGGCAAGGCGACATTGCCCACAATTTCGTCGACGGCGACAAGATCAAGACCCTGTACGTGAATCGCGCAACGCACGAACGACTGGGTTCGAGCGCGTTGCGCATCGCTCGGCTGGACGACGCCTATGCACTGGTGTCGACTGCCGCCGCGGAGAAAATCGCCCAGCGGGATGCCACTGTCCTCGTTGCCCTGACCAGCGGCGAGACTTCAATGTCGGATGAAGACCGTGCTCACTACGCGCGCTTCGAGGTACCCGACGATCTGATGTGGTAG
- the hisC gene encoding histidinol-phosphate transaminase, whose amino-acid sequence MSRFWSDLVATLTPYTPGEQPRVEQLVKLNTNENPYPPSPAVITAIQAATGDGLRLYPDPEAAALKTAIAARCGLDAAQVFVGNGSDEVLAHTFCALLKHARPILFPDVTYSFYPVYCGLYGVDYRPVPLDEALRIDPEDYAGENGGVIFPNPNAPTGRLLPLDAVRRMLDLNPDSVVVVDEAYIDFGGESATALVPEYPNLLVIQTLSKSRSLAGLRVGFAFGQAPLIEGLERVKNSFNSYPLGWLAIAGAVAAMADEAYFERTRQAVIASRERLTAGLESMGFEVLPSAANFVFTHHPGRDASGLAGALRERRILVRHFRLPRIDQYLRISIGTDAQCSTLLEALAEILSVEPNSR is encoded by the coding sequence ATGAGCCGATTCTGGAGCGATCTCGTCGCTACGCTGACCCCCTACACGCCGGGCGAACAGCCGCGTGTCGAGCAGCTCGTCAAGCTCAATACCAACGAGAATCCCTATCCGCCGTCTCCTGCCGTGATCACGGCGATACAGGCCGCCACCGGCGACGGCCTGCGGCTCTATCCCGACCCCGAAGCGGCCGCGCTCAAGACGGCTATTGCGGCGCGCTGCGGGCTGGACGCTGCGCAGGTGTTCGTCGGCAACGGCTCGGACGAGGTGCTGGCGCACACCTTCTGCGCGCTGCTCAAGCACGCGCGGCCAATCCTCTTTCCGGACGTCACCTACAGCTTCTATCCCGTGTATTGCGGCCTGTACGGCGTCGACTATCGCCCCGTGCCGCTGGATGAGGCGTTGCGCATCGATCCCGAGGACTATGCGGGCGAAAACGGCGGGGTGATCTTCCCGAACCCGAACGCGCCCACCGGCCGGCTGCTGCCGCTGGACGCGGTGCGGCGCATGCTCGATCTCAACCCCGATTCGGTGGTCGTCGTGGACGAGGCCTACATCGATTTCGGTGGCGAATCGGCGACCGCGCTGGTGCCCGAATACCCCAACCTGCTGGTTATCCAGACACTGTCCAAGTCGCGCTCGCTGGCGGGTCTGAGAGTCGGTTTCGCGTTCGGTCAGGCACCGTTGATCGAGGGCCTGGAGCGGGTCAAGAACAGTTTCAATTCCTACCCCCTCGGGTGGCTGGCGATTGCCGGTGCGGTCGCCGCCATGGCCGACGAAGCGTACTTCGAGCGTACGCGGCAGGCGGTGATCGCCAGTCGTGAACGCCTGACAGCGGGACTCGAATCAATGGGGTTCGAGGTGCTGCCTTCGGCGGCCAATTTCGTATTCACGCACCATCCCGGGCGTGACGCCAGCGGTCTTGCCGGGGCGCTGCGCGAGCGGCGCATTCTGGTCCGCCATTTCCGCCTGCCGCGCATCGACCAGTATCTGCGCATCTCCATTGGTACCGATGCGCAATGTTCGACGCTGCTGGAAGCACTCGCAGAAATTCTTTCAGTCGAACCGAACTCCCGTTGA
- a CDS encoding DNA-3-methyladenine glycosylase family protein — protein MARVLATIGPCRLRPRDDPFVTLCTSIVGQQLSTRAAGTIRARLEALLGGPPSPTALAGVDAGDLRAVGLSGAKTRYLQALAQAQLDGTLDFAALASLPDAAALERLTALPGVGRWTAEMFLIFGLGRLDVISLGDAGLRRSARMLYGEDTELGTVSAPWAPYRSVAAWYLWQHLDG, from the coding sequence ATGGCCCGCGTACTGGCCACGATCGGCCCCTGCCGGCTGCGCCCGCGCGACGACCCCTTCGTCACGCTGTGCACCAGCATCGTCGGACAGCAGCTCTCGACCCGCGCCGCCGGGACCATCCGCGCCCGTCTGGAGGCCCTGCTCGGCGGACCGCCCTCGCCCACCGCACTCGCCGGGGTCGATGCCGGCGACCTGCGCGCTGTGGGGCTTTCCGGCGCCAAGACGCGCTACCTGCAGGCCCTCGCGCAGGCCCAGCTCGACGGCACGCTGGATTTCGCGGCGCTTGCGTCGCTGCCCGACGCGGCGGCGCTGGAACGGCTCACCGCCCTACCCGGCGTCGGCCGCTGGACCGCCGAGATGTTCCTGATCTTCGGGCTGGGTCGGCTCGACGTGATCTCGCTGGGCGACGCCGGGCTGCGGCGGTCGGCACGGATGTTGTACGGGGAAGACACGGAACTGGGCACGGTCTCCGCGCCCTGGGCCCCTTATCGCTCGGTGGCTGCCTGGTATCTCTGGCAGCACCTCGACGGCTGA
- a CDS encoding ABC transporter ATP-binding protein, with protein sequence MPREAEFTLWSLRTYLRPHRRALAAAAAGMSLRAGVLLLIPWPLKFIIDSVLFRHPLPAWMAGWLPDPVLHRVALLDALAVIMIALGLLDMLLAIVGNRLLLVAGQRAVFELRRDLFAHLQRLSLAFHRRRRSGEVASRLNGDIQSLQNLVTTVGSGVFAHLLTLVGMVTIMLVIDWRYALIVLAAGPLLLWLMQRYSQRLKRALRQARNREGELSGLIQEIMTALPIVQAYGRHTHEDDRFGQHAGQSLEATIEASDLQNRFAPLVAGGIAMTTALATWYGAIQVLHGRITAGELLVFLAYLRGMAAPLRQFAKSAGVISKGQVAAERLGDIFHEAPEIRNRPGALRPERSRGAIRLENVSFAYREARPILHEIELDIAPGQTVALVGATGAGKSTLATLVPRLHDPVTGRVLLDGHDLRDLDLDYLRDQIALVLQEPLLLQGSVWENIAYGRDGATRDDAMAAARAAGIDDMIRSLPQGFDTPVGERGAGLSGGQRQCVSIARAMLRDAPVVLLDEPTSALDAFAERRVTAALQRLTQGRTTLIIAHRLATIADADVIVVLDGGRIVERGRHAELLQQNGAYAALWRDDSLARGAEVVPIQSNDIQRGSMPA encoded by the coding sequence ATGCCGCGCGAAGCGGAATTCACGCTCTGGTCGCTGCGCACCTACTTGCGCCCGCACCGCCGCGCCCTGGCGGCCGCAGCCGCCGGGATGAGTCTGCGCGCAGGCGTGCTGTTGCTGATCCCCTGGCCGCTCAAATTCATTATCGACAGCGTCCTGTTCCGCCATCCGCTGCCGGCCTGGATGGCGGGCTGGCTGCCCGACCCTGTGCTGCATCGCGTTGCCCTGCTCGATGCCCTGGCTGTGATCATGATCGCACTGGGTCTACTCGACATGCTGCTCGCCATCGTGGGCAACCGCCTGCTGCTGGTGGCCGGTCAGCGGGCCGTATTCGAGCTGCGCCGCGACCTTTTCGCACACCTGCAGCGCCTGTCGCTCGCCTTTCACCGGCGCCGCCGTAGCGGCGAGGTTGCCAGTCGGCTCAACGGCGACATCCAGTCGCTGCAGAATCTTGTCACCACCGTCGGTAGCGGCGTGTTCGCGCACCTGCTCACCCTCGTGGGCATGGTGACGATCATGCTGGTGATCGACTGGCGCTATGCGCTGATCGTGCTCGCCGCCGGCCCGCTGCTGCTGTGGCTGATGCAGCGCTACAGCCAACGGCTCAAGCGCGCGCTGCGCCAGGCGCGCAACCGCGAAGGCGAGCTCTCCGGTCTGATCCAGGAAATCATGACCGCCCTGCCCATCGTGCAGGCCTACGGACGCCACACGCACGAGGACGACCGCTTCGGACAGCATGCAGGACAAAGCCTGGAGGCCACCATCGAGGCCAGCGACCTGCAGAACCGCTTTGCCCCACTGGTCGCCGGCGGGATCGCCATGACCACCGCGCTCGCCACCTGGTATGGCGCGATCCAAGTCCTGCACGGACGCATCACCGCCGGCGAACTGCTGGTCTTTCTCGCCTATCTGCGCGGCATGGCCGCCCCGCTGCGCCAGTTCGCCAAGTCGGCCGGCGTGATCAGCAAGGGGCAGGTCGCGGCCGAACGCCTGGGCGACATCTTCCATGAGGCGCCCGAGATCAGGAACCGCCCCGGTGCACTGCGTCCCGAACGCAGCCGTGGCGCCATTCGCCTGGAAAACGTGTCATTCGCCTACCGCGAGGCCCGCCCCATCCTGCACGAGATCGAACTCGACATCGCCCCCGGACAGACCGTAGCCCTGGTCGGCGCGACCGGCGCCGGCAAGAGCACGCTCGCGACACTGGTGCCGCGCTTGCACGATCCCGTGACCGGGCGCGTGCTGCTGGACGGACACGACCTGCGCGATCTCGATCTCGACTACCTGCGCGATCAGATCGCCCTCGTGCTGCAGGAGCCGCTGCTGCTGCAGGGCAGCGTGTGGGAAAACATCGCCTACGGGCGCGACGGCGCCACGCGCGACGATGCGATGGCCGCCGCGCGCGCGGCCGGCATCGACGACATGATCCGATCCCTGCCCCAGGGCTTCGACACGCCCGTCGGCGAGCGCGGCGCCGGGCTTTCCGGCGGCCAGCGCCAGTGCGTCTCCATCGCCCGCGCGATGCTGCGCGACGCCCCCGTGGTGCTTCTCGACGAGCCCACCAGTGCGCTCGACGCCTTTGCCGAACGCCGCGTGACGGCCGCCCTGCAGCGCCTTACGCAAGGCCGCACCACGCTGATCATCGCCCACCGCCTGGCCACCATCGCCGATGCCGACGTCATCGTGGTGTTGGACGGCGGGCGTATCGTCGAGCGCGGGCGCCACGCCGAGCTGCTGCAGCAAAACGGCGCCTATGCGGCCCTGTGGCGCGACGATTCGCTGGCTCGCGGAGCCGAGGTAGTACCCATTCAGAGCAACGACATTCAACGAGGGAGCATGCCGGCATGA
- a CDS encoding pentapeptide repeat-containing protein, which translates to MTTSAQNSEHNDPCELLGQHRIEEFNARRDAGKPCRVAGRDLHAMDLRKANVAGVDFSDCRLDRANLCGLDMRDCTLEGATLRDALVERTYFPATLSAAEIELSLKYGTRLRQG; encoded by the coding sequence ATGACCACATCGGCACAGAACAGCGAACACAACGATCCCTGCGAACTGCTGGGCCAGCATCGGATCGAGGAATTCAATGCACGCCGCGATGCTGGCAAGCCCTGCCGCGTGGCCGGGCGCGATCTGCATGCGATGGATCTGCGCAAGGCCAATGTGGCGGGGGTGGATTTCAGCGACTGCCGTCTCGACCGCGCCAACCTGTGCGGTCTGGACATGCGCGACTGCACGCTGGAGGGCGCCACCCTGCGCGACGCCTTGGTGGAGCGAACCTATTTTCCTGCCACGCTGTCGGCCGCCGAGATCGAGCTGTCGCTCAAGTACGGGACGCGGTTGCGTCAGGGCTGA